The Pieris rapae chromosome 19, ilPieRapa1.1, whole genome shotgun sequence DNA segment ATTTCaactttaaaatgttgttGTCACGGGCatctaattattaaacaatgtattttaatctatatccTTTAAGCTATTctctagtatttttttcatagttgtagttattacttattatattccaATAGATATAATGGTTTTTGTTGCGATGTATCGGGCGCGATGCGCGCGGGTCTAGGCCGCGCGAGTAGCTGTACAGGTGACATGAAAACAGTCGTGCTACTACGTACTATTTACAACAAATATACTAGACATGTTGTTATACTCAACGATAGATATCATTGCTTGTAGActgatttaatattcttttgaacGGAACTAGGAATGACAGTAACTCATTCATGGTCAAGTGATTACAAATACCAATTCGTTCGGCGGTAATGGGTCACGCCTGTCACAAAGAGATTTTGTCTTTGTCCCAGGTATTTTTGAGCGAAGCCCAATTCGCGTTCTTTGCTGTAGAAATACAACTGCACTAAAGCAATTACGAGAGTTATAGTGAGATATGAAATCCAGGCCTAATTCTACGTAAGTCCACGCAATGCATATTATGTACTGAAAGTTTTGACGAACGGGAGATCTTCGTACCTATGGGATATGTACGAAGGCGAATGCCTAGGTTATTTACCAAGGGCCaccagtctgttgcacagatcACCGTTATCAAAGACGTTGTGCCTACTGAATGCTGTTTCCGACACATTtttatgttcgcagagtgaattcacagtagcgactTTGTGTGTATTAGGTACATATGTATACTTTGTGCAGATGcctaaattattagttttcgGGAATGCGTTACTAAAGTTTATGGTGTTACTTGCAATGCTGTTTTAGGGCATACAACAAATTTCCAAAAGGACAAAGTCAATCTACTATTATAAACACCGAAAGAATTGCGAAAGAAGTTCCTCTATGCTGATATAGATGGCGCGGATTTAAATGTAGAAAAATCCTATAAAACAATTACCgcttattgtaaattttgaaCTTCACCTAAATTCGTTTTTTCGCCACAATATTAactctaaattaatttaatctacaTTTAAtgataactataaaaaaacttgtgcGCTATCATGACACGACaatgaaatgtaaatattatcgcTGCTACCAGTGACCAGTCTATCTGGTTTTCGGAGCGATGCGCGCGCGCCAAATATAATTCACGTATTccgtgtataaaatatatacaaaaggtAAGTTTAAATGcctttgtatttatgtttaacatgatattttaacattcaatAACTACGCTTggatatgtttttattgaatttttaaatttattattgtagatgtattaataattatgtaaatgagGAAAAcggttattaatttaataataatgagttaATTGTTACATAGAAAACCTAAgtgttatatacatatgaaCTGCTACtgtgtgtatttaaaacacaACAGTTCATGAGtgttaaacaataaacaattgaattgtGACTAAAAGTTAGTAAAGAGGGTTCGATTGCCGGCGAAACAAGTTGATTTGGtaccataatatataacatgtcAATGCATAACtacagttaatttttatattatataattttgtttttccaaaGGAATGTTTGTTTTCGTATGTAAATTTGATTCATTTGCTgtgcatttttgttaatttaggGTAAGAACaggattatttttcatatgtaaaaattaaaaacatattctaAGAACAGAACACGAAAATGAAAATAGTCTGGTTTGCGTGTTTTCACACTATGATCACTCATTGATAGGTtcacaaacaattttttttttcagtaatcTATCATAATGAGctgtattaattaactttcgttatacatatatatattggatacaaaaaagttatttatttacatataaaaattacatgtgAGAGTTGATTATTCTGAAATACGAGTAgtgttaattaatagtttcctTTTCAACAGTAAATAAGTTATATCAGTCAACAGGTGGCAAAATGACAGACTTTACAATCCAACGCGTTGAAGAAGCAGATACAGAGGAGGTCATGAAATTATTGAGAAGgtgataaaataaagtatgataaaacatatttcgaacagtgttggcctagtggcttcagcgtgcgactctcatacctggggtcgtaggttcgatccccggctgtgcaccaatggactttctatgtgctcaTTTAACAtatgctcgaacggtgaaggaaaacatcgtcaggaaaccgacatgtcatAGACacaaaaaaagtcgacgacgttttaaaaatgatcatgaaatagattctgaaatctgaggctaagacctaaagaggttgtagcgccactgatttatttatttaaaacatttttcgaGTAGTTCCTTGTTCCAGTAAAGTTCAACAGaactgatttaatttaatctttaaaattagatAACTTTCTTGGCACGAGAACTAATCTCTAAATGACTTCTCAATATCATTGttgtgtctatgggcggcggtatcacttttcCACTTACCATCAGATAAGACTCATGCCCATTTGCCCTTCTAGTACTGAAATGATAAATGTAACACAATTATACatctgttttttataactatgtaaatttatattttatgaaagaaGGCCAATTCCGCAGTCATCCAGAGTGGCTAGACTGGCTTCCAAAAATCTGTGTGTTTTGGATTAAACAGTATTTCACTGAGGTATAACGTATGCAGCTCGACCACGCTCGATTACGACCTCATATAGAACTGCTCAGTTTTCGGGGCCGGTGCTCCCAAATACCAGGTTCTTCCTTTGGACCAAATTCTGCGAAGGGCTCCTGGAAGTTGTGGAGGCTAGTGCCTCGTTTCAGCGCAGAGTGAAATCAAAATTTCATCAGCATCACCTTGATAGCTGGTGTCTTTCACGGTTcaagacattttcttttgcgaattGTGGAATCGACGGTGGTGATTATAAAGACTATACTCCTTCCTTCCAAATGCCGGCagcgcacccactaaaatgggtATCCGTGGTGGCTGAGATGACTGAAATGTTGAGCATCCCGTAGGCTAGTTTGACCAATCCTATAgaaaaaatgtgttataattcgaaaaatatttgagaattacatattttcttatttataatttcagaaCGTTTTTCGTCCATGAGCCGTTGAACAATAAAGTCGGATATTGCAAATCAGAAGATGACGAATGCATTGATCTTGATAGCTACTGTCGCCACTGTCTTCCCGGAATATCCTATAAGGCTGTTGACAAAGATGGAAACATCATCGGAGTTCTTATTAATGATGTTAGTTCGGTCAAAGATGTAAgtattaattgaattacaCAAGTAATttcacatatacataaaatacaatttaataattattcatattggtaACCAACTAATATACCTACACTCATAAACgccgataaaaaataaaccactgcggctacaacctttttacgTCCCAATATAAGGTAATTAGCATCCTGTGCTTAACACaggccgtcgactttttgggtctaaggcaagccggttttatCACgttattttccttcaccgttccaccgaatgttaaatgtcatagacagaaagtccaatGCTCGGACCTACGACCTCTAGGATAAGAGTCAAACTGCAACTaaaccaacactgctcttaaacGCGATCAAGACCTGGCGACAGACTCTCTCTCACTCTTTTTATAATCAGTGTAATACATTTAATGATACCAACATTTACCGAACACAGagagtttaaatatttcatgacgtaattattaaatatcttcaCAGCCATTGGACTTCGATATGATATTGAGCATGACAGTTAGTCCAGATTTCAAGAAAATTCTAAACATGTTAAAAATTCGTGAGAGTGGAGCCAAATTGAGTGAAAAGTATCCAAACGATGAGAAGCTGTTAGAAATAAAGCTCGCTGCGACAGATGCGAATTGGAGAAATAAAGGTGTCATGAATAGGCTCATGCAAGAAACAGAGTaagttttctattaaagtttaaatatagaacctCTTTATTGTTTATCGCTATAGTCACTTAAGAATTACGCTTctaataatcttaatttagtcacataactgtatttatttttaatctgtgacTATAGGAAAACGCGCGTTACGTCAAACGAAACGaaatgacaaaataattatctattagaaactgtttttttttcatttgatgAATAATTCAAGACAGATGTTAATTCTTTTCACCTGAcgttttatctatatatatttaaaaaaatgtaacacatttaattgaaatttctaGTAAACTATTTATTGATAGACATTTTTAACTGACATAATTTAAAAGGGAAAATTATCGTAACAAAAACCAAATTCGTATGCTTAAACAATGACTGAGTATTTCAAGGAATTCTCATGACGATgatatagcaaaatattttcttgtatggATTTTTTTCCTCcggacaaaaaaatatatatatattccttgTATAGATTTACTAATTTACAGTTATTTCCTGTTGGGTCTGCtatgattttaattgaaatgtgAGTGAACTAAAAAGAACTCTAGAGaggaaatataagaaaataaactatattggAGTACGACAGATAATTTTGCGCTcataatttgcttttttaaaagagtaccaagAGTTATACGCCGGCCCCTGTCTACTTTGCTGATGAGTAGGGTTGcctacaaattcaaatttaattattcggaataagtgatacctgtctatcttatgtttcataataaagatgttttattattttattattcatagaatttatttatagaattaataCTAAAGTGACACAATAGGTGATAGGCTAGTTTTGCACATTTCCTTTTTTCGAAAAGGGATCcgtaatcttttttttagtCAGCGACTTCAGTCCATTAAGCGTGcgtgaataataatttaagaggTTCTTATTGTTAGTTACCGAGTAAAAACGTACCTATCCGATaagacatattaaaaaatataaaacactagATTGtattggctatattttcaaattaagaaatacttaACTTACAGGAAAGTAGTTAAGGAGTTGGGCATCAGGCTTATTCGTATTGACACTTCCAGCGCTTACTCCGCTAAGTCCGCTGAAAAAATGGGCTTTTCATGCGTTTACCAGCGAGCTTACTCTGacataaatatcataatacCCGATCCCCCGCATTTATACGACAGAgtgtttattaaagaaatgttttaatattttatagtacaaGTGGTTTTGTTTGTGGAATAAAgatttgttttcaaaatttctttaCTTATTTCTAGCTATAccctatataaaataaaattttaggttatttatagtttagaGATTTCAAAAGTATTcaatctacactaatattataaagaggaaaactttgtttgtttgattgtaatgaataggctcatattAACTACTGgactgattttaaaaattcattcaccattcgaaagctacattatccacgtatataggctatatttaattttgaacaaaaatagggttccgtaagatattaggggttttcggacacaaggtgtaaaaaatcaaccaaaaaagttacttattttgcgtaccctgcctaaactattaaagatataaccataaaatgttctaagtaattgtagatcttataaatatctacaaataagtccgcgacacactatacccatctatgtcgagtgaggcataataaccatacatatataaaattctcgtgtcgcggtctttgtggttaaactcctccgaaacggctttcccgattctcatgaaattttgtgtgcatattgggtatgtgtgagaatcggacaacatcttttcatccccctaaatgttaagggtagtccacccttaaataatttttgaatttttagataaatttttatttttttatcaactgtatcaacagcattaaaaaatacaaacaaccctaaattttcaaccctctatTATCAACccctatgttttattataaattatatatatggcaaaacgacgtttgccatgTCAGCTAGTTCTATAATTAACTCACAGTAACAACAAACATGAAGtgtcattatcatttgttaaatgtcaatttaGTTCTGCGATAGCGAATTTGCGCGGGAAATTTCGCTTACCATGGAGCTACCCATCATTAGAaagactaatatttttttcactattacataatacaatttattaagtcataaaacatataatgcCTCAAggtttgtaaataaatcaaaatatatcatttcataaatttatttacttaattgttagaatatttacaaaaataaattgaggTAGTACCACAAAatctgtatgtatttattctattttaagttcgctatttttatttacatattattaggtTACTATGCTGTGTAACAAGAACCTGTGTTGCTGCTgtgtaaacattaaaaaaataacattttccattatctcaAAATACCagtcaatttatattacaataagtcatattaaatacaattattttcaatataatactcggaaacataataattttttctagTTTCCAAGTAATTGTTAAACATGTCTTTACTCTTTAGGTTTTTTGTAGTTAATTGTTATCATgttcaatgtttaaataaaataattacataaatatgccataataatataattaaatatgtatgaatacattatattcataGTTTTAAAGGGTGAATGAAGGTTTTATTCATATGtcgcatttttaaataattttgtttgaatttggGAGCGTTCTTAACCATCTCCCCCCCCCAAACCCCCCAAAATTTGTCACATAAaacttgaacgctccctttataaaaaaaataacctgtGATGTTAAATAAGGcagcaaataaattacagaaatTGTCTTGAAGTGGAAGATTCGTTTTAAAGGTacatttagattattttagtaatttaatttaaaattaatttctgtataatttaaattatttatttagttatagaATATGATTGTTCACATAATTTCTTGCCGTTAAGAATATTATCCGagtcatacaataaaaattcttatttagGATAAAATTCATAAGCATTTGTATCTAAACCTAATcactttttatgatttattttttcattggCCAACGCTTGACCTAATGACGCAGTGGCCACTGTAGAGTTCGACGAGCTTACAATTTTGTCTAACAAAGCTTGTGTCTGCATCTGTAAAAACCACCAATTTTTGACTTGATAAAAAGGCAATATATTCACACAATTATCTTTTTACATTCTACTTTctctcttttaattttatatatatcctCTAAGTTAAGCTAGTTCCAGGAAGTGGTGGTGTGCAGCTAAATCTGCCTTAAGAAATTAAGAGTTTGCCTCGACTTCTGATGAAGAAACTCAGCAACTTCTCTGAACCCGAGTAAAAAATCCATAGTAAATGCTCTAGAAGATCTAGAAAATCTAAGAAAAATCGAATTCCTGCCCATGAACCATGCTGGTCGTCGGCAATTCGAATCGCACTTCGTTGAATTTGGTCTAGAAGGAGCTGGGAATCTTCCGCCCAGAGTCGAGCACAGTACACCAAGTAAGgtcgaatttgcgctttatagaGTTTCAAGAGGAGGACCCGAGTGATTAATTGTAGCCaaacaatttacttatttatcaAACCCATCCAGTATCCAAAATCTATggaaaaatgtgttttaaataaaaatttcaagttACTTACACTATTAGTTTTCCCTTTTGCACTTTCTCGTACTTTTTCTAATTCTTCCGCTAACATCTTTGACTTTTCTTGTGTCCTCCTTCGATGTACTAAATATGACTGTCTGGAATTTGAATAATTgacatcatttaaataatatttttctagaaTGAacacaaagtaaataaaataccaatgTTTGAACAGATCAAAATTGTGTCATTATGTTAAATAGACATATAAGTGATTGAAAAAACAAAGCGCAAATAGTTTCCcagtcaaaaaaaaattatctcttcaaacaaatttacttGAACAATTAAAACAGTCAAAGATGTTGtcattaagtacctaatacataGAATTAAGCctggacctttgattttggtccaTAAAACCAGTATATTGTTCAAAACAATGTTGttgtaaacggttttgactgtaatgTACAGAACAaagctaaaaaaattataactttatttattttcttctattaAATGTTAACCTTCAGGTACtatgaaaaaagataaaattgataattttaccTGATTACAACAAGTTGTATTACAGCCCCAACCATAGCTACAGTGAAACATAGTACTGTTATGGCCAGAtttgaaagtttatttaaacctTTCACTCCATAATATCCAGTTTTTTCATCATTTGCTTTGTTCTTGGGCTGCTCATAAAAGTTATATGCTGTATTCTTTCTCAcgctgaaaatatatataaaatagttagtTATTCTTTTGTATGTCTACTTAAACTGCTTACCTTATCTTactcttgtatatatataattggaatcttgGAATCGGCTACTatgattttcatgaaatttagtatccGGGGGATTTCGGGGGCAAAAAATcaatctagctaggaatcatttccagaaaatcattttattcgtgttttatgaacttaaacatagaatagCTTGTTTAAAGatgttagttaaataaaaacttaaatatgaatataattatctttatttgataattatattcaaatttcatcattttattagtatgtaattcgtacttaaatataatttccaaaaaacacaatttataaaaataaaaaaaaatactgagcAAAGCTCAGTCATCCAGGTATTGAAACATAAATCTAACAACTTTCAATGTTTCAAGAAGAGCAGTCTGTTGGTGTATT contains these protein-coding regions:
- the LOC111001316 gene encoding dnaJ-like protein 60 isoform X2, coding for MYFLKRTCDFKSICTIVRLNSQIRKSHYDILNLRKNCSDKEIKNAFIQMSKEYHPDKNKDAKAQEKFVKIVEAYNILSKPSSRAQYDNIMDSQVRTHSYVYRTHSPYNVRKNTAYNFYEQPKNKANDEKTGYYGVKGLNKLSNLAITVLCFTVAMVGAVIQLVVIRQSYLVHRRRTQEKSKMLAEELEKVRESAKGKTNSMQTQALLDKIVSSSNSTVATASLGQALANEKINHKK
- the LOC111002558 gene encoding arylalkylamine N-acetyltransferase 1-like, with translation MTDFTIQRVEEADTEEVMKLLRRTFFVHEPLNNKVGYCKSEDDECIDLDSYCRHCLPGISYKAVDKDGNIIGVLINDVSSVKDPLDFDMILSMTVSPDFKKILNMLKIRESGAKLSEKYPNDEKLLEIKLAATDANWRNKGVMNRLMQETEKVVKELGIRLIRIDTSSAYSAKSAEKMGFSCVYQRAYSDINIIIPDPPHLYDRVFIKEMF
- the LOC111001316 gene encoding dnaJ-like protein 60 isoform X1, encoding MYFLKRTCDFKSICTIVRLNRYFYSSQIRKSHYDILNLRKNCSDKEIKNAFIQMSKEYHPDKNKDAKAQEKFVKIVEAYNILSKPSSRAQYDNIMDSQVRTHSYVYRTHSPYNVRKNTAYNFYEQPKNKANDEKTGYYGVKGLNKLSNLAITVLCFTVAMVGAVIQLVVIRQSYLVHRRRTQEKSKMLAEELEKVRESAKGKTNSMQTQALLDKIVSSSNSTVATASLGQALANEKINHKK